The Prionailurus viverrinus isolate Anna chromosome C1, UM_Priviv_1.0, whole genome shotgun sequence DNA window ATTTTGCTtgtgtgggcagggtttggtccctgtccAGTTTAGAGCCTGTTTGGGGCAGGAAAGGGCTTGTAGTTGGCAGCATCAGTGATCAGTCCAGATGCCTACTTTCAGCCCATTTGCAGGGGCTGCACAGAAGTGCAGggtactttctgttttgtttgagagGCTCTTTTGGTTGGTGTGACCAACAGATGAAATGTCTGTCAGACTAGTGTGTGTAGTCATCTTCTCCACTCGCCATGGCAAGAATCACTTTGGAGTGATGATGGTCAGTGTCAGGGCTGCTTACAGGATGAGAGACCTTGCCAGAGCTGTGTTGCAGGCACTCTTGCCCAGTGGAGCTGGTTGAATGGATTAAATCAATGCAGGGGTGAGCACGCGGTGTTAGCAGGCTATGTGGAGAGTGTTTACATTGGTTCCTACAAATGTCTGAGTATCTAGGCTGCAGTGGGAGTGAGAGGAATTGCACCTGCCAGCTCTTGTGTTCTCAGAGAAGTTTCCTACAGATCCTTGTTTTTCCAACACTTCAATACAGGTTgagattagtttaaaaaaaaatctccttcatGTGTACTTCAGGCACTTTTCAGAACTGCTGGTTCTATGCTGCCTCTAAGTGGGATTGTTTGTTACATTCTCTATTTAAGGGTGGGAACTCAGTTTCCTATCAccctctggctctcccagagctaaACCCACTAACTATAAAAACTCTTAAAGTTAAGCCCCACTGagtttcaaagccagatgttatggGGACTTGTCTTCTCAGTGTGGGTCCCCCATGTCTGGTATGGGGtctgttcctctcccttctctgtttgtctctcctcTTTGGGGTTAGTCTCTCAGAGTAGTATGGTTTCCAGCTGCGTCTGTGCCCCTTCTACCCTGATTGGCCTCTTCTCTGTGATTAATTGTGCAGTCTATTCTGCCAGTGTTTGGCTTATTTCCTGGTTTAGTTGCACTGATATGGCTGTTAACCTAGGTGTTTCTGTGTTAGGGggtgagcttaggatcctcctcTGCTGTCTTCCCGGACTCCTTCCAAGATttactatattctttttattgACTATTAGGTATTACATAGTATGGATTACTGTACTTTATTAAATCCTTCTCCTTAGAATTGACTTGCCTATGagctgaaaacaacacaaaactaaTTTATATTCACACAGGAAAGCAAATTCCAAAGATCTATCGGTTTTATAAAAAATACCTAATTGGAAGAAGAGTATTCTTTCAGTCCACCAATGCACTTGAGAAAATGGATTCATTTTGTTGTTCCTCTTCAGGCTCTCGAACAGTATGGCCTGATGAAACTATGGGCCCATTTGGACCTCAGGATCAGAGATTCCAGCTTCCTGGGAACATAGGTTTTGATTGTCACCTCAATGGGACTGTGTCACAGAAGAAAAGCCAGGTTCATAAAACTTTACCTGATGTTCTAGCAGAACCTTTATCAAGTGAAAGACACGAGTTTGTGATGGCACAATATGTGAATGAATTTCAGGTAAATTGTTAAtatcctttattctgtttttctaattattaaCACTATATTAATTTCTGATAACTGTGAGCATGTTacttgaaaaagtttttaaaaatacctacttAATTCCAACATTCTCAGAAACaacatatatagtttttaaaaacttgacaCTGTTCTATACATAATGTTGGctatataattttactttagaTTACAGTCTCTTTGGggtcgcttgggtggctcagtcagctgagcatgtgactcttgatttcagctcaggtcatgagatcaagccccatgctcagtgtggagcctacttaagattctctctccctgtctgccccttccctgctcgctctttcttaggaaacaaaaatagaaaaattagattACAATCTCTTAAGTAAATCTTCAAAAATACATTGTATAATAACTGcttattcaaatataatttaattatttctatattacTAGAAATATAGATTccctgtttttcacttttataaataatttttttgtggagCAAATTCCAACTAGATTTATACTCCTAGGCATTTAAAACTTAAATGCCTGAGAACTCTGAAATTCTTGAGATACAGTAAACTAAAAAAGATAGACTTAGACAAATCAacttctgaggttttttttttcttttttaatgcatttttaaactgGTATTGcaggggcaactggctggctcagtcggtaaagcattcaactcttgatctgggcatCTGTGAACGAAAGTCCCATGTttggcatagagcttactttaaaaaaaaaattaaaacaataaacaaactgGTATTGCATTGTTGCTCACCTAaatggacagttacatgcaaTTCAGAGTGTCTGCCAAACTCCTGATCCTCATCATTTTTTGAATTTCTGCGAAGTTTCAGGCTGTTTGATCGAAGCCATAATATTAAGGAACAGCCCCTCACAATTACTATGGCTTATATCAGGTAACCTAACATTTGGAGACAGCTGACCTCTCTTGACACTTTTCTGTCTGCCTGCCAAACatcattattgctttaaaatacCCTAGATTTTATATGTCTAATACTTAGGGGTTTTTCCACCCCTCTGAAAACCTGTCCTCACTCCCATGTTATCAGTAACATAAGTGACTTAGTCATTCTCCCACTGTCCCAAAATTAGAATTCTGCCAAACTTGGCTCCCCTCTCTCCCATATCTCCATATAGAGTGACAAAATTACATTGCTTCCATCTCTGATGtagctttttaattatttgtgtcCTTTCAGTCTCACTAATAAAGCCAGAGTTCAAGGCCTCCTTATCTCTCCTCAGTTCTCAGAGGCATTATAGTGAGATGGACTATGGAGATAGGATAAATTTGGCTTCACAGGTGTTTGctctttcacttaattttttgaCCTTGAGAAAACtacttaaatgtttctttatatgtaagatggggataataataatacctagcCCATAAagttgctatgaggattaaatgtgaaaatgaacacaaaacaCTTAAATACACCAAGTGACCcgtaaatattttaattgcacCATTCTCTTTAACCATTGCATATGCTTGCACTGTTTATCTCTTGCTGGACTGTTTTTTCCTCCTCAGTTTCTAACCTGCTTTACCTAGTATTATTTACAAACCACATAATACACATTAATTAACATGTAGCTCAAATATGAGGATTTCAACCTTTTCCTGATTTCCCCCAGCAAAGCATTTCCCCATTTAGACTGCCAAAAGACTTTCTTTGTAACTCTGTAGCACTTTTCATATTgcattacatttatttgttcatgcTGATTTTCTTCTACTAGCTCTTTTATACCTAAGAGTGaagactggaatttttttttttttttctttttaaccattgTAGGGCTGCTCTTGTTAGCTGATGTGTAGTAGGTGCCCAGTAAATTTCAGATGAATAAAAAGCCTCATCCTGTAGGAGAATTTATGTTTAATCATGTTATTTTGTTAGTgctattttcccccattttacaggttatagaacaaaagaaaggacaagtaGATATCAAAGTATCAGGGTAACGTTGTAAGACATAGTCATGGCATTTTAGTTTCTTAGCCAACTTCTACTCATACCAAGTCTtagaatattaatatatttatgtgttcatttttaaattttcaaatctttattcATCATAGAGAAAAGTTTGGGTATATAACACCATTACCCCACAGCCAGTTAACTAGAATTATTTCTAAAACCTTTCCAGGAAAGACAAGTTTATAACAgaccatatattttatttgaactccagattttatttatatttctcattCTTCTTAGGGTAATAATGCACCTGTTGAACAAGAAATCAACAGTGCAGAAACTTACTTTGAAAATGCCAAAGTAGAGTGTGCAATCCAAACATGTCCAGAATTGCTGCGAAGAGGTATATTgtgcttttatacatttttacacTCATGTGTACTACTAGGCAACGTCACTAATTTTCTAATGTGTTAAATAATGTATTCCATAGGAATTGTAATACTTTGTAACTTAATACCGTAATGTGTCTGGTCAGAAAAGATTACATGGCCGAGGTAAGGTCTTCCAAATGTCCCCTGACATCTGACCTCATGCTGGCATTAGATAAGAATAGAATTTTTAGTAACTTTTTCACTGAAgttattctcctttttattacAGCTGTAATTTCTTGAGCTAATACATAATACTGAGAAAAAtcataataaactttttttgaaaattgtaaGATCAATAACAAGTAACCTTTACTTGCTCTTCAGAATTGATAGTAATATTTCAGCCCATCCAAGAGCTGAAGTTAATTAAAACTTCATTTCAGTATCCATTCCAAAAAATAATGTGCATTTATAAATCCAACTTGGTATCACAATAATTTAACTTAATCACCATGTTTCTAAAGAAGTACTTTTATACACTGCTTCTTACAACAAATTCTCcctgaaatttttattgttatttatagattttgagtCACTGTTTCCAGAAGTAGCCACCAACAAACTAATGATTCTGACTATAACACAGAAAACCAAGAATGATATGACTGTTTGGAGCGAAGAggtagaaaatgaaagagaaatgctTTTAGAAAAGGTAAttcttgggggctcctgggtggctcagtcagttaagtgtcttgactcttggtttcatgtcaggtcatgatctcacagttcatgagccctagccccgtgtcagcctctccgctgacagcatggagcctgcttgggatttctctttccctctctctctgcccctccccaacttatgtgtggtctctctctctcaaaaaaaataaacattaaaattaaaaaaaaaaaaaatttcaattgcTGACAATTTTATAATCTTACTTAAATACCAACATTTTAAGGTGATGGGTGTCTTTTTAGCCTTTATTCTCTAATATATTTCAGTACTAAAGGACTTTTACATCTTTTCTGATCATAAAAATGGCATGACTTTTTTGTAGTTATCTTTGAAAAACTTAGATTCTGTCcagtagttcaatttttaaaaatttatatgttttaggaaaattgaaaaatacagtaaaaatggcaaaaaagtaTAACTCTTCATATCCGTATCTCTCTTTAAAGCATGTCAAGTAAGGGGCgcctaggcggctcagttggttaagcatctgacttcagctcaggtcatgatctcacggtccatgagttccagccctgcatcaggttctgtgctgacagctcagcctaaagcctgcttcagattcagtgtctccctctcctgcctcacactctgtctctgaaaaatgaattaaaccttaaaaaaaattgtttttaaagcatgtcaaataaaaagtggaaattaCTCCAGTTTTCAAGGAGTAATCAGTAACTACATACAGCACAGTGATAACATATTatagacccatttttttttcctgtccttttaACCAGGTGTTTTGACACCCTTCCATAGCATTACACATAGATTTCATACTATGTAAAATCTGCATAAAATTGCATGGGCAAActataaatttttaattactttaaaaattcacttagtaatttataaatttaaaaaaactttttctatTATAGGCAGTGAAAAGTATGTGCATAAACATGTATGCCCAAATATAAAATGGGTAGATTCCTAAGTAGGGAATTACTGAATCCGGGGTAATTTAAGTTTTGATAGATGGTGCCAATTTGCCCACCAAAAAAGATTCTCCTTGTATATATCCTGTCATGCTAGCTTACCCAGAATATTAgcgtttcttttcattttcaccaACCTGAAAAATGGTAAATGCTAACTTAAAGTCTTAAGAGTTTGATGTTGGGTTATATCAGTTTCTACAAgataggaaaacatttctttgccCGAGTGACAAGTCAAGATTAACTCCATTAGGTGCCTTAGCTAACTATAATTGAAAAAATTCCCTTTACTAATTTTCATGTAagatattagaaattattttatattttccttatgacTGGATGTATGGTTCTTTTCATTAGTAAATTATAATTCACATACTCAACAGAATGTTTTAGGATAATGACTTCATCATACTAAAATGTCCCACATACAGCTTTGCTAATTAAATTTTATGTAGTAATAATCATGAGCAAGTTATATGCTAGTTAACaaggaagttacagagagggcaGGCCTTAAGACATTATCTGATTTTAAAGAGATCTGAATTTAGAGAGTTGAAATTTAAATAGACAATAACTCAGACATTTTCTATTTACATATTAAGGCAGTATCTAACATATACATTTACCATTACTATCCTTTAGTCACTAGAGAGCTCTCACATGTGCATTGAATTATTGGTTCTAATTTCTCATCAGTTAAAGATTCTGAGCCTCATTTGATACTGACCCCAGTATAGTTGTGAGTTTTTTGTAACCAGTTTCAGGGCTTTGAAATgccatattatttttaattttataatgattaaagctattttctacaaaaaaaaaattttttctgttttagataCATTAGTGGTTATTTTAGAACTACACGTAGTTGACTGTCCAGTTCTCTTGTTCAAATCTGTTGTAGTTTTTTCCACCAGATGTCAGTGTTTGCTGTTGATGTGCAGAAATCTAAAGAGAAATACTTAAACTGATTCTTTTTATGATACTTTGGGATTCTTTTAGTTAACTTTTACAAACGTTTGTATTGTTTTGTTCTCCTTGTAGTTTTGTGTATGGCAGATCTGTTCATTAAATTGATAtactttttaattacttttctaGACCATATTCAGTAGTTTTCCTAAGAAATAGGATTAATGAAATGCAGTAATATGTGTAAATATTAAGTGTGAAAATAACCTaaagaatacaatttttatttaatgtttttcattattttacaagaAAGTGCGGGGAGAAAGTAAGTTAGCTTAAGTTTCCTCTATAGCATGGATCAGCAAACTTTCTGTGAAGAGCCACATAATAAATTTTTAGGCTTTATAGGTCATAGTGTCTACCCTTGTATTGTTAAAGTAGTCATAGACAGATATGGATATATTCCAATGAAACTGTTAACACATACAGGCACCCAGCTGGATTTGGCCTTCAGGCTGTAAATTGCTAACCTCTTATTTTAGGATATGGCCCATCTTCCTAAGGCTTAGACTTTTGGGCATCTCAGCTGAATGCCAGATGTGCTCAGCAAGGTCTGATCATCCTGTGTTGTCCAGAAATCCATGTTACCTAGGACTACACAACCCTGATAACACCATTGAGCACTCAGGCCCCAGCTGGCACTCTCTGTGAGACAGATTCCTCAAGAAATCTCACCTTGTGAGTGCACAGTTCTGCCCTTAGCTACTGAACCAGGGTGAATTGCTCTGTGGACTGCTTGAGAACCCCAGTGTGCATTTTTCTTCCAGTACCCTAACCCACAAATTCCAGATACTTCCACAGTCCAGAACTTTTGCTTTCTACCTCCTTGGCTTAGTGACACCATCACTTTGGGCTCTTCTTCTTTGCCCTGTGACAAACAGTGTTCCAGACAGAGAGCTGGAACAAATATGGAAATCACTTGACTTGTGGAGAAGGGCAACAAGATTACAGTTTTAATTGTTATTCAGGATTTAAAACTGTTGTATCTTTCATTTTAGTCGGTTTTACAGCTTTTAGCAGGTGTTCACCAAATAGCAGATAACGTTTGGCATCTGTTATTCTGTTAATGGCCAAAAGTGGAACTGTGCCCTTGTTTTTAAACACTCAtggtttgtcctttttttctttttttaaacactctGATCTGGTCCTAATATTTGTTACTTTTTCACTGTTTAGTCTGATAAAGCTAATAAAGACATCATAGGAATTACAAATGAGAATGGAAAGACCAAGATTTTGAATAAGTTATACAAACACATGGTCTGTAATAACTGTGTCCTgtacaaaaaatacagaaaggtaTAATGTGTATCATGACATGTATCATGACCATGAGTATGGATAGATGTGTTTTTGAAAGACACacatttttaacatatgaatgaATAGTTCATGTTTTTTCGttatgaatattttgttttccctttcttacACTATAATACAAAATagcaattatattttctaattcatgACAAATTTGGGAGTTAACAGCACAGAACTGATTagaaatttttcataaaacaggaagtaatttagaagaaaaatacacaatttaGACTTTTTGAAGGAAGTAAAAGTGTTAAATGAACCATCAATCTTTTGGACTGGTAAAAATCTACAACTAATGATAAATTACGCTATAATCTTATCCAATTCTCTGAagcaaaagatatttaaaaatttgttaaaaactAAAACCCACAGAGATGCTATCTTCagcatatttgtctttttttaatgcagttcATTAATGGTGCTAAGGAAATTTGCTACGCTCTTCGAGCTGAAGGCTATTGGGCTGACTTTATTGACCCATCATCTGGTTTGGCAGTGAGTAATTACATTTTGAAAGCCAGGTTAATTTGAAGTAGGAATGTTTTTTATTGTAAAACTATTTAcaatataaaattgtttataaCTTTGGTAGAAATAGAtgatttaagactttttttttaacctcacaaTTTTACCCAGAGAGTGTCACTATGAGTCAGTTGCATTCACAACCTTTGAGGGACCACtatcactttttattattttttactctaATAAATACTATTTGATTTATATTAATGAATTAGTGTGTTTACTGTTTGACAGTTACAAATTAGCATAGcttaaggaagaaaaacttttagaattaaaatatgggtgttattaaatatttataaatgttaacttccaaaaaattacttttccgaaattatagtttgaaaaaaataagaaccacTATTGTCACCCACATTCTGGGTGTATCTTCCAGTTAcaggtaaaaatgaaattttttgtagcttattttcaaaaagtaaCATGTAGTGTAGACTAGAAATGAAAAACTTAGTTTAATTCTAGATGTTTGGTTCTAGATAACGTGTATTTGCTAGATTGTTGGTTTCACATTTCCAGAAGGACAGATATTAGATGAAGAGGTGTTTGGTCACATGCAGTACCTAAACTGccctttttatttgattttttttaatatttggggtGTTAGATATGTATTCATGTTTGCATAAAAACTGTTACATCATTGCCTTTCTTGCTAatgaatatgatttttatttcctccagTTTTTTGGATCATATACAAACAACACTCTTTTTGAAACAGATGAACGCTATCGACATTTAGGATTCTCTGTGGATGATCTTGGCTGCTGTAAAGTGATTCGTCATAGTCTCTGGGGTACCCATGTGTTTGTGGGAAGTATCTTCACTAATGCAACACCAGATAGCCATATTATGAAGAAATTAGGTGGAAACTAACAGCAGTGTCAGCTTACTGGAAGTACTATTTGTACATAACATTTGGGTTGATCTATAAACACTGTCAAaagcttaaatttttaaaatttacttacttctgggtatttatttcaacatttatgGGTTTACAGCATTGGCAAGtggtttgtgatttttaaatctcaaatgtTCATTCATATTATCATTGAGTACATGTTGATCACATCCATGGATGTGGTAATTAACATGTaatcaggacatgatctcatattgttatttcttccctttattgGAAAAACctgttatttttctctaaaaataaatcacatttggtTATGACAGTCTGTTTTTTCATtgcaatatttttaagttttagttcttttaaaagatgtggtttttaaataaatgcagttGAGAATTCTAGAGTCATTGtagctttaaattttctttattaccTGTTAAGTGTTATGGTACAGGTGTATTACTTTGAAGAGAAGAATAAGGGTAATACTACAATATGAATctcataaatacttaaaaaaaaaaaagaatccctaaCTCCTGGAGGCAGATAAATGTAGTTTGTTTTGACAAAATTTGCCTCAGCAGCtaaatcaaatatatttctccattttagcAAGAGATAGACACTATGATACTTTACAGAAATGCCTCATTTGTGGCTTTTTACAGCATTTTAAACATAGCATCATCATAGATTTGTGTGGCTTTTGCCTGTAGGAATAGAGACAATCTCAGGAGAACCAAGTAACTTTTACCAAATCAATTCgtgaattggattttttaaaaggaacacaTGGAGATGATAAACTTTAGTTCACACTTTGATTTAGAACTCTGCTTAGCTAACATGTAACTAAGTGTTGATTCAAAGAGAAATGGCTACAAAGTTTTCATTCattatgaaaaatacaaagcagTATACCATATATAGCCTAGTAtagtggaaaatatttattgaagtatatatGCAAAAAAGTGCACCTatcataagtgctcaataaattttcatCTATGTAAGCAGCACCCAGATCAAGACAACATTACTGGCTCTTCCTCCTCTCACCTGCTGCATAAAttggttttgtctgttttcatgcTTTATTTGtatgaaactatatatatagtatgttcaCTTTTATGTCTGGCTTTCACTCAGCAATAGATTTAATCCTAATCATGTATAATTATAAATCTGTTTGCATACCTTTTGACTTCTCAGTGGTTCTGAATTGGAGCAGTTTTGCCTCATGGGaaatttagcaatgtctggagatatttttgtcACAACTTGAGGCAGGCAAAGTGGAAGGGGTGCTACTTTAGACATC harbors:
- the MMADHC gene encoding cobalamin trafficking protein CblD isoform X2; the protein is MATVLCNRARLVSYLPGFCSLVKRVVNPKAFSTAGSSGSDESHVATTPPDICLNEMLHSFLESSSRTVWPDETMGPFGPQDQRFQLPGNIGFDCHLNGTVSQKKSQVHKTLPDVLAEPLSSERHEFVMAQYVNEFQGNNAPVEQEINSAETYFENAKVECAIQTCPELLRRDFESLFPEVATNKLMILTITQKTKNDMTVWSEEVENEREMLLEKFINGAKEICYALRAEGYWADFIDPSSGLAFFGSYTNNTLFETDERYRHLGFSVDDLGCCKVIRHSLWGTHVFVGSIFTNATPDSHIMKKLGGN
- the MMADHC gene encoding cobalamin trafficking protein CblD isoform X1 translates to MATVLCNRARLVSYLPGFCSLVKRVVNPKAFSTAGSSGSDESHVATTPPDIWQPWTFRTIKTTVGSRTVWPDETMGPFGPQDQRFQLPGNIGFDCHLNGTVSQKKSQVHKTLPDVLAEPLSSERHEFVMAQYVNEFQGNNAPVEQEINSAETYFENAKVECAIQTCPELLRRDFESLFPEVATNKLMILTITQKTKNDMTVWSEEVENEREMLLEKFINGAKEICYALRAEGYWADFIDPSSGLAFFGSYTNNTLFETDERYRHLGFSVDDLGCCKVIRHSLWGTHVFVGSIFTNATPDSHIMKKLGGN
- the MMADHC gene encoding cobalamin trafficking protein CblD isoform X3; its protein translation is MATVLCNRARLVSYLPGFCSLVKRVVNPKAFSTAGSSGSDESHVATTPPDICSRTVWPDETMGPFGPQDQRFQLPGNIGFDCHLNGTVSQKKSQVHKTLPDVLAEPLSSERHEFVMAQYVNEFQGNNAPVEQEINSAETYFENAKVECAIQTCPELLRRDFESLFPEVATNKLMILTITQKTKNDMTVWSEEVENEREMLLEKFINGAKEICYALRAEGYWADFIDPSSGLAFFGSYTNNTLFETDERYRHLGFSVDDLGCCKVIRHSLWGTHVFVGSIFTNATPDSHIMKKLGGN